One Pseudanabaena sp. ABRG5-3 DNA segment encodes these proteins:
- a CDS encoding glutathione S-transferase family protein has product MSKIQLYSAKACPYAHRTRLVLGEKGIDFEYTEIDLQNKPEWFSKISKYGKVPALRHGENEVYESAIINEYINDVFPDPALLPKDAGSRAIARIWIDYANTKFTSAFGKLLRGKTAEEQEQGRTELNEAILFIENEALTKLLGDGAYWFGENISLVDLTFYPWFERIPTLEHYRNYTIPTEAVRVKRWWDAVSNRPAVKAIANPVDFYIERYAKFIQQPVAV; this is encoded by the coding sequence ATGTCCAAAATCCAACTCTATAGTGCCAAAGCCTGTCCCTATGCTCATCGCACTCGTCTAGTTCTAGGCGAAAAAGGGATTGACTTTGAATATACCGAAATTGATTTGCAGAACAAACCTGAATGGTTCTCCAAAATTTCTAAGTATGGCAAAGTTCCTGCGCTCCGTCATGGAGAGAATGAAGTTTATGAATCGGCGATTATCAATGAATATATAAACGATGTATTCCCTGACCCTGCTTTGCTTCCAAAAGATGCTGGTTCCAGAGCGATCGCTAGAATCTGGATTGACTATGCCAATACTAAATTCACATCTGCTTTCGGTAAGTTATTGCGAGGCAAAACTGCTGAAGAACAGGAGCAAGGTCGCACCGAATTAAACGAAGCAATTTTATTCATTGAGAATGAAGCCTTAACTAAGCTCTTAGGTGACGGTGCTTACTGGTTCGGAGAAAATATTTCCCTCGTCGATCTCACCTTCTATCCTTGGTTTGAGCGCATTCCTACCCTAGAGCATTATCGCAATTACACGATTCCCACAGAAGCTGTGCGCGTTAAGCGTTGGTGGGATGCTGTTAGCAATCGCCCTGCGGTAAAAGCGATCGCCAATCCCGTTGATTTCTACATTGAACGCTACGCCAAGTTTATTCAACAGCCCGTTGCAGTTTAG